The following coding sequences lie in one Musa acuminata AAA Group cultivar baxijiao chromosome BXJ1-8, Cavendish_Baxijiao_AAA, whole genome shotgun sequence genomic window:
- the LOC135588164 gene encoding granule-bound starch synthase 2, chloroplastic/amyloplastic-like, translating into MDLFKLYEPMGGDHFNIFAAGLKTADRVITVSRGYAWELTTSEGGWGLHEIINENNWKFQGIVNGIDTVDWNPELDLHLQSDGYRNYSIETLQAGKPQCKAALQKELGLPVREDVPLIGFIGRLDHQKGVDLIAGAMPWIVGQDLQLVMLGTGRADLEEMLRKFDREHHNKVRAWVGFSVKMAHRITAGADVLLMPSRFEPCGLNQLYAMKYGTVPVVHAVGGLRDTVIPFDPFRESGFGWTFDRAEANKLINALGNCLNTYRNQKENWKGLQTRGMAQDLSWDNAAKHYEEVLVSAKYQW; encoded by the coding sequence ATGGACCTCTTCAAGCTGTATGAGCCGATGGGAGGTGACCACTTCAACATCTTCGCGGCCGGCCTCAAGACTGCTGACCGCGTGATCACCGTCAGCCGTGGCTACGCATGGGAGCTCACAACATCCGAAGGTGGGTGGGGACTCCATGAGATCATAAACGAGAACAACTGGAAGTTCCAAGGCATCGTCAACGGGATCGACACAGTGGACTGGAACCCTGAGCTGGATCTTCACCTGCAATCCGATGGCTACAGAAACTATTCCATTGAGACTCTGCAAGCCGGGAAACCACAGTGCAAGGCGGCGCTGCAGAAGGAGCTCGGCCTCCCTGTCCGCGAGGACGTCCCCCTCATCGGATTCATCGGCCGGCTGGATCACCAGAAGGGCGTCGACCTCATTGCGGGTGCGATGCCTTGGATCGTCGGGCAGGACTTGCAGCTGGTGATGCTGGGCACCGGGCGGGCCGACCTGGAGGAGATGCTGCGCAAGTTCGACAGGGAGCACCACAACAAGGTGAGGGCGTGGGTGGGGTTCTCGGTGAAGATGGCGCACAGGATCACCGCAGGGGCGGACGTCCTGCTCATGCCATCGCGGTTCGAGCCCTGCGGGCTGAACCAGCTGTACGCCATGAAGTACGGCACGGTCCCGGTGGTGCACGCCGTCGGCGGGCTTCGCGACACGGTGATCCCGTTCGATCCCTTCAGGGAGAGCGGGTTCGGGTGGACGTTCGACCGGGCGGAGGCCAACAAGCTGATCAATGCGCTGGGGAACTGCCTCAACACCTACAGGAACCAGAAGGAGAATTGGAAGGGCCTGCAGACGCGAGGGATGGCACAGGACCTGAGCTGGGACAACGCCGCCAAACATTACGAGGAAGTCCTCGTCTCAGCTAAGTATCAGTGGTAA
- the LOC135588166 gene encoding granule-bound starch synthase 2, chloroplastic/amyloplastic-like, which translates to MDLFKLYEPMGGDHFNIFAAGLKTADRVITVSRGYAWELTTSEGGWGLHEIINENNWKFQGIVNGIDTVDWNPELDLHLQSDGYRNYSIETLQAGKPQCKAALQKELGLPVREDVPLIGFIGRLDHQKGVDLIAGAMPWIVGQDAQLVMLGTGRADLEEMLRKFDREHHNKVRAWVGFSVKMAHRITAGSDVLLMPSRFEPCGLNQLYAMKYGTVPVVHAVGGLRDTVIPFDPFRESGFGWTFDRAEANKLINALGNCLNTYRNQKENWKGLQTRGMAQDLSWDNAAKHYEEVLVSAKYQW; encoded by the coding sequence ATGGACCTCTTCAAGCTGTATGAGCCGATGGGAGGTGACCACTTCAACATCTTCGCGGCCGGCCTCAAGACTGCTGACCGCGTGATCACCGTCAGCCGTGGCTACGCATGGGAGCTCACAACATCCGAAGGTGGGTGGGGACTCCATGAGATCATAAACGAGAACAACTGGAAGTTCCAAGGCATCGTCAACGGGATCGACACAGTGGACTGGAACCCTGAGCTGGATCTTCACCTGCAATCCGATGGCTACAGAAACTATTCCATTGAGACTCTGCAAGCCGGGAAACCACAGTGCAAGGCGGCGCTGCAGAAGGAGCTCGGCCTCCCTGTCCGCGAGGACGTCCCCCTCATCGGATTCATCGGCCGGCTGGATCACCAGAAGGGCGTCGACCTCATTGCGGGTGCGATGCCTTGGATCGTCGGGCAGGACGCGCAGCTGGTGATGCTGGGCACCGGACGGGCCGACCTGGAGGAGATGCTGCGCAAGTTCGACAGGGAGCACCACAACAAGGTGAGGGCGTGGGTGGGGTTCTCGGTGAAGATGGCGCACAGGATCACCGCAGGGTCGGACGTCCTGCTCATGCCATCGCGGTTCGAGCCCTGCGGGCTGAACCAGCTGTACGCCATGAAGTACGGCACGGTCCCGGTGGTGCACGCCGTCGGCGGGCTTCGCGACACGGTGATCCCGTTCGATCCCTTCAGGGAGAGCGGGTTCGGGTGGACGTTCGACCGGGCGGAGGCCAACAAGCTGATCAATGCGCTGGGGAACTGCCTCAACACCTACAGGAACCAGAAGGAGAATTGGAAGGGCCTGCAGACGCGAGGGATGGCACAGGACCTGAGCTGGGACAACGCCGCCAAACATTACGAGGAAGTCCTCGTCTCAGCTAAGTATCAGTGGTGA
- the LOC135588163 gene encoding polypyrimidine tract-binding protein homolog 1-like isoform X1 has product MAPGQGGQQQFRYTQTPSKVLHVRNLPWECTEEELVALCEPFGRIVNTMCNVGANKNQAFVEFVDLNQAISMVSYYASLSEPAQVRGKTVYIQYSNRQEITNNKSGGDVPGNVLLVTIEGVEAGDVSIDVIHSVFSAFGFVYKIATFEKAAGFQALIQYTDAETAASARNELDGRSIPRYLLPEHITSCHLRISYSAHTDLSIKFQSHRSRDYTNPFLPVNASAIEGTLQALPGHDGKKKEPESNVLLASIENLQYAVTVDVLYTVFSAFGIVQKILIFEKNGGMQALIQYSDVMTASVAKEALEGHCIYDGGYCKLHLTYSRHTDLNLKVHNERSRDYTIQDTGVPMMSQAPGLPTTSGWQVYPQPTSTYVGSDFGATGQATNPQGQMLTWNSSTSGGSFVSEPNLYPGQTIATAPVSHYPVSANTSSATAGSLQASQNSSPYGVMSNTRPASSPTTRPLYYSS; this is encoded by the exons ATGGCGCCGGGTCAAGGAGGGCAGCAGCAGTTTCGGTACACGCAGACGCCGTCGAAGGTGCTGCACGTTCGAAACCTGCCGTGGGAGTGCACGGAGGAGGAGCTCGTTGCCCTCTGCGAGCCCTTTGGCAGGATCGTCAACACCATGTGCAACGTCGGCGCCAACAAGAACCAGGCCTTCGTCGAATTC GTGGACCTTAACCAAGCAATTTCAATGGTATCGTACTATGCTTCTTTGTCTGAGCCAGCCCAAGTCCGTGGAAAAACTGTCTATATCCAGTATTCTAACAGGCAAGAAATTACAAATAACAAGAGTGGTGGTGATGTTCCTGGGAATGTCTTGCTTGTCACTATTGAAGGTGTTGAAGCTGGTGATGTAAGCATAGATGTCATTCATTCG GTGTTTTCTGCCTTCGGTTTTGTGTATAAAATTGCCACATTCGAAAAAGCTGCTGGGTTTCAG GCATTAATCCAGTACACGGATGCAGAGACTGCGGCAAGTGCAAGAAATGAGTTGGATGGAAGAAGTATTCCAAG GTACTTGCTCCCTGAGCATATTACATCTTGCCATTTGCGTATCTCATATTCAGCCCACACAGATTTAAGTATCAAATTCCAGTCACATCGGAGCAG GGATTACACAAATCCCTTTCTTCCTGTGAATGCGTCAGCTATTGAGGGAACTCTGCAG GCTTTGCCAGGTCATGATGGAAAGAAAAAGGAGCCGGAGAGCAATGTTCTTTTAGCTTCTATAGAGAATTTGCAATATGCTGTGACAGTTGATGTTCTTTATACA GTCTTCTCTGCTTTTGGTATTGtgcagaaaattttaatttttgagaaaAATGGTGGCATGCAGGCCTTGATACAGTATTCTG ATGTGATGACTGCGTCAGTTGCCAAGGAGGCTTTGGAGGGACACTGCATCTATGATGGTGGTTACTGTAAGCTTCATCTGACATACTCTCGTCATACTGATCTCAATCTTAag GTGCATAATGAGAGAAGCAGAGACTACACTATTCAGGACACGGGTGTACCAATGATGTCCCAAGCTCCTGGTTTACCCACCACTTCTGGGTGGCAAGTTTATCCCCAGCCAACATCCACATACGTGGGCAGTGATTTTGGAGCTACAGGACAAGCAACAAATCCTCAGGGTCAAATGTTGACATGGAATTCTAGCACGTCAGGTGGAAGCTTTGTTTCAGAGCCTAACTTGTACCCAGGTCAAACCATTGCAACTGCTCCTGTTTCTCATTACCCAGTTTCAGCAAACACCTCCAGTGCTACTGCTGGGTCACTTCAAGCTTCACAGAACTCATCACCTTATGGTGTTATGTCGAATACAAGGCCTGCTTCTTCACCAACCACTCGACCTTTGTACTACAGTTCATAA
- the LOC135680374 gene encoding probable calcium-binding protein CML46, which yields MEKPLPTAPYHSLALTEPIVLHFNKTISMGVVLKNKISMGFLFRHPAPCASGVVDRVRPGDSADGSEAPELTREDVETVMEIITGMPCGADGEQLEEMRGVFEGEEPSLEEVAEAFSVFDDDGDGVIEPLDLHRVLCKLGFPEGAALEACRRMIAAYDETDDGRIDFKEFIKVVEGSFFD from the coding sequence ATGGAGAAACCATTGCCAACTGCACCGTACCACTCCCTCGCACTCACAGAGCCCATCGTGCTCCACTTCAACAAGACCATCTCCATGGGGGTCGTCCTGAAGAATAAGATATCCATGGGGTTCCTCTTCCGGCACCCAGCGCCGTGCGCATCGGGGGTCGTCGATCGTGTCAGACCCGGCGACTCGGCCGACGGTAGCGAGGCGCCCGAGTTGACCAGAGAAGACGTGGAGACGGTGATGGAGATCATTACGGGCATGCCTTGCGGCGCGGACGGTGAGCAGCTCGAGGAGATGCGTGGCGTGTTTGAGGGGGAGGAGCCGAGCTTGGAGGAAGTGGCGGAGGCGTTCTCCGTCTTCGATGATGACGGTGACGGGGTCATAGAGCCCCTGGACCTGCATCGTGTTCTCTGCAAGCTGGGCTTCCCGGAGGGGGCGGCATTGGAGGCATGCCGACGGATGATCGCGGCGTACGACGAGACCGACGACGGGAGGATCGATTTCAAGGAGTTCATCAAAGTTGTGGAGGGCAGCTTCTTTGATTAa
- the LOC135588163 gene encoding polypyrimidine tract-binding protein homolog 1-like isoform X3, with protein sequence MAPGQGGQQQFRYTQTPSKVLHVRNLPWECTEEELVALCEPFGRIVNTMCNVGANKNQAFVEFVDLNQAISMVSYYASLSEPAQVRGKTVYIQYSNRQEITNNKSGGDVPGNVLLVTIEGVEAGDVSIDVIHSVFSAFGFVYKIATFEKAAGFQALIQYTDAETAASARNELDGRSIPRYLLPEHITSCHLRISYSAHTDLSIKFQSHRSRDYTNPFLPVNASAIEGTLQALPGHDGKKKEPESNVLLASIENLQYAVTVDVLYTVFSAFGIVQKILIFEKNGGMQALIQYSG encoded by the exons ATGGCGCCGGGTCAAGGAGGGCAGCAGCAGTTTCGGTACACGCAGACGCCGTCGAAGGTGCTGCACGTTCGAAACCTGCCGTGGGAGTGCACGGAGGAGGAGCTCGTTGCCCTCTGCGAGCCCTTTGGCAGGATCGTCAACACCATGTGCAACGTCGGCGCCAACAAGAACCAGGCCTTCGTCGAATTC GTGGACCTTAACCAAGCAATTTCAATGGTATCGTACTATGCTTCTTTGTCTGAGCCAGCCCAAGTCCGTGGAAAAACTGTCTATATCCAGTATTCTAACAGGCAAGAAATTACAAATAACAAGAGTGGTGGTGATGTTCCTGGGAATGTCTTGCTTGTCACTATTGAAGGTGTTGAAGCTGGTGATGTAAGCATAGATGTCATTCATTCG GTGTTTTCTGCCTTCGGTTTTGTGTATAAAATTGCCACATTCGAAAAAGCTGCTGGGTTTCAG GCATTAATCCAGTACACGGATGCAGAGACTGCGGCAAGTGCAAGAAATGAGTTGGATGGAAGAAGTATTCCAAG GTACTTGCTCCCTGAGCATATTACATCTTGCCATTTGCGTATCTCATATTCAGCCCACACAGATTTAAGTATCAAATTCCAGTCACATCGGAGCAG GGATTACACAAATCCCTTTCTTCCTGTGAATGCGTCAGCTATTGAGGGAACTCTGCAG GCTTTGCCAGGTCATGATGGAAAGAAAAAGGAGCCGGAGAGCAATGTTCTTTTAGCTTCTATAGAGAATTTGCAATATGCTGTGACAGTTGATGTTCTTTATACA GTCTTCTCTGCTTTTGGTATTGtgcagaaaattttaatttttgagaaaAATGGTGGCATGCAGGCCTTGATACAGTATTCTG GTtga
- the LOC135680375 gene encoding probable calcium-binding protein CML46 yields the protein MEKPLPTAPYHSLALTEPIVLLFNKTISMGVVLKNKISMGFLFRHPAPCASGVVDRVRPGDSADGSEAPELTREDVETVMEIITGMPCGADGEQLEELRGVFEGEEPSLEEVAEAFSVFDDDGDGVIEPLDLHRVLCKLGFPEGAALEACRRMIAAYDENDDGRIDFKEFIKVVE from the coding sequence ATGGAGAAACCATTGCCAACTGCACCGTACCACTCCCTCGCACTCACAGAGCCCATCGTGCTCCTCTTCAACAAGACCATCTCCATGGGGGTCGTCCTGAAGAATAAGATATCCATGGGGTTCCTCTTCCGGCACCCAGCGCCGTGCGCATCGGGGGTCGTCGATCGTGTCAGACCCGGCGACTCGGCCGACGGTAGCGAGGCGCCCGAGTTGACCAGAGAAGACGTGGAGACGGTGATGGAGATCATTACGGGCATGCCTTGCGGCGCGGACGGTGAGCAGCTCGAGGAGCTGCGTGGCGTGTTCGAGGGGGAGGAGCCGAGCTTGGAGGAAGTGGCGGAGGCGTTCTCCGTCTTCGATGATGACGGTGACGGGGTCATAGAGCCCCTGGACCTGCATCGTGTTCTCTGCAAGCTGGGCTTCCCGGAGGGGGCGGCATTGGAGGCATGCCGACGGATGATCGCGGCGTACGACGAGAACGACGACGGGAGGATCGATTTCAAGGAGTTCATCAAAGTTGTGgagtga
- the LOC135588163 gene encoding polypyrimidine tract-binding protein homolog 1-like isoform X2 has product MAPGQGGQQQFRYTQTPSKVLHVRNLPWECTEEELVALCEPFGRIVNTMCNVGANKNQAFVEFVDLNQAISMVSYYASLSEPAQVRGKTVYIQYSNRQEITNNKSGGDVPGNVLLVTIEGVEAGDVSIDVIHSVFSAFGFVYKIATFEKAAGFQALIQYTDAETAASARNELDGRSIPRYLLPEHITSCHLRISYSAHTDLSIKFQSHRSRDYTNPFLPVNASAIEGTLQALPGHDGKKKEPESNVLLASIENLQYAVTVDVLYTKILIFEKNGGMQALIQYSDVMTASVAKEALEGHCIYDGGYCKLHLTYSRHTDLNLKVHNERSRDYTIQDTGVPMMSQAPGLPTTSGWQVYPQPTSTYVGSDFGATGQATNPQGQMLTWNSSTSGGSFVSEPNLYPGQTIATAPVSHYPVSANTSSATAGSLQASQNSSPYGVMSNTRPASSPTTRPLYYSS; this is encoded by the exons ATGGCGCCGGGTCAAGGAGGGCAGCAGCAGTTTCGGTACACGCAGACGCCGTCGAAGGTGCTGCACGTTCGAAACCTGCCGTGGGAGTGCACGGAGGAGGAGCTCGTTGCCCTCTGCGAGCCCTTTGGCAGGATCGTCAACACCATGTGCAACGTCGGCGCCAACAAGAACCAGGCCTTCGTCGAATTC GTGGACCTTAACCAAGCAATTTCAATGGTATCGTACTATGCTTCTTTGTCTGAGCCAGCCCAAGTCCGTGGAAAAACTGTCTATATCCAGTATTCTAACAGGCAAGAAATTACAAATAACAAGAGTGGTGGTGATGTTCCTGGGAATGTCTTGCTTGTCACTATTGAAGGTGTTGAAGCTGGTGATGTAAGCATAGATGTCATTCATTCG GTGTTTTCTGCCTTCGGTTTTGTGTATAAAATTGCCACATTCGAAAAAGCTGCTGGGTTTCAG GCATTAATCCAGTACACGGATGCAGAGACTGCGGCAAGTGCAAGAAATGAGTTGGATGGAAGAAGTATTCCAAG GTACTTGCTCCCTGAGCATATTACATCTTGCCATTTGCGTATCTCATATTCAGCCCACACAGATTTAAGTATCAAATTCCAGTCACATCGGAGCAG GGATTACACAAATCCCTTTCTTCCTGTGAATGCGTCAGCTATTGAGGGAACTCTGCAG GCTTTGCCAGGTCATGATGGAAAGAAAAAGGAGCCGGAGAGCAATGTTCTTTTAGCTTCTATAGAGAATTTGCAATATGCTGTGACAGTTGATGTTCTTTATACA aaaattttaatttttgagaaaAATGGTGGCATGCAGGCCTTGATACAGTATTCTG ATGTGATGACTGCGTCAGTTGCCAAGGAGGCTTTGGAGGGACACTGCATCTATGATGGTGGTTACTGTAAGCTTCATCTGACATACTCTCGTCATACTGATCTCAATCTTAag GTGCATAATGAGAGAAGCAGAGACTACACTATTCAGGACACGGGTGTACCAATGATGTCCCAAGCTCCTGGTTTACCCACCACTTCTGGGTGGCAAGTTTATCCCCAGCCAACATCCACATACGTGGGCAGTGATTTTGGAGCTACAGGACAAGCAACAAATCCTCAGGGTCAAATGTTGACATGGAATTCTAGCACGTCAGGTGGAAGCTTTGTTTCAGAGCCTAACTTGTACCCAGGTCAAACCATTGCAACTGCTCCTGTTTCTCATTACCCAGTTTCAGCAAACACCTCCAGTGCTACTGCTGGGTCACTTCAAGCTTCACAGAACTCATCACCTTATGGTGTTATGTCGAATACAAGGCCTGCTTCTTCACCAACCACTCGACCTTTGTACTACAGTTCATAA